A single region of the Aeromonas hydrophila subsp. hydrophila ATCC 7966 genome encodes:
- the arsC gene encoding arsenate reductase (glutaredoxin) (This arsenate reductase requires both glutathione and glutaredoxin to convert arsenate to arsenite, after which the efflux transporter formed by ArsA and ArsB can extrude the arsenite from the cell, providing resistance.), with translation MSETQIYHNPRCSKSRETLALLEQHGIAPDVVLYLEQAPSEAEIRTLLSQLGFSDPRQLMRTKEELYKELGLGEVSGDDLIRAMHQHPKLIERPIVIKNGQARIGRPPEQVLEILK, from the coding sequence ATGAGCGAGACCCAAATCTACCACAATCCGCGCTGCTCCAAGAGCCGTGAAACCCTGGCCTTGCTGGAACAGCACGGGATCGCCCCGGATGTGGTGCTCTATCTGGAGCAGGCCCCGAGCGAGGCAGAGATCCGCACCCTGCTGAGCCAGCTGGGGTTCAGCGATCCGCGTCAGCTGATGCGCACCAAGGAAGAACTCTACAAGGAGCTGGGTCTTGGCGAGGTGAGCGGCGATGACCTCATTCGCGCCATGCACCAGCATCCCAAGCTCATCGAGCGGCCCATCGTGATCAAGAACGGTCAGGCCCGCATCGGTCGTCCGCCCGAGCAGGTGCTGGAGATCCTCAAGTGA
- the bepA gene encoding beta-barrel assembly-enhancing protease produces the protein MARFSPLMASLPLLASLMGATFHAQANNQLPDIGTAGVAALPIEQEVRYGNAFMRFARAGLPIIDDPVLSQYIDDLGQRLLSNADGVRFPFTFFLINDPSINAAAFLGGRVKVHTGLFLYADSESELASVLAHEITHVTQRHIARYMEAQASSSAMTLAGLVGSIALAVINPTAGIAALQTTLGLSMQSAINYTRDNEYEADRIGMKTLYDAGFDPMGMANFFQKLAAEYRYASKPPEMLLTHPLPETRISEARARAGSYGRRDLPPSLDFWLAKVRIQVRFGTESPQALLTYFDNRLQKGDYPLKDAATYGKALALLQLKRTDEADALMQELATRHPEDLFVVDALTDIDLAKGRSAQAIARLEKFRTRMPDNEVVVVNLGNAYLEGGNYKKSIAILDPYAREHEENNLAWSLLSDAYRKAGRMTDLHMARAEMLSLRGDYQAAIDELIVARGTTNDKLTLARLEARITELERAKKDLDSLKG, from the coding sequence GTGGCACGCTTTTCCCCCCTGATGGCATCGCTCCCCCTGCTGGCTTCCCTGATGGGTGCCACTTTCCATGCCCAGGCCAACAACCAGCTTCCCGACATCGGCACCGCCGGGGTGGCCGCCCTGCCCATCGAGCAGGAGGTGCGCTACGGCAACGCCTTCATGCGCTTTGCCCGGGCCGGCTTGCCGATCATCGATGATCCCGTCTTGAGCCAGTACATCGACGATCTGGGCCAGCGGCTGCTCTCCAACGCCGACGGCGTGCGTTTCCCGTTCACCTTCTTCCTGATCAACGACCCCAGCATCAACGCGGCCGCCTTCCTCGGCGGGCGGGTCAAGGTGCACACCGGCCTGTTTCTCTATGCCGACAGCGAGAGCGAACTCGCCTCGGTACTGGCGCACGAAATCACCCACGTGACCCAGCGCCACATCGCCCGCTACATGGAAGCGCAGGCGAGCAGCTCCGCCATGACCCTGGCCGGGCTGGTGGGCTCCATCGCACTGGCGGTGATCAACCCCACCGCGGGCATCGCCGCGCTGCAGACCACGCTCGGTCTCTCCATGCAGTCGGCCATCAACTACACCCGCGACAACGAATACGAAGCGGACCGGATCGGCATGAAGACCCTCTACGACGCCGGTTTCGATCCCATGGGCATGGCCAACTTCTTCCAGAAGCTGGCGGCCGAGTATCGCTACGCCAGCAAGCCGCCTGAGATGCTGCTGACGCACCCGCTGCCGGAGACCCGGATCAGCGAGGCGCGTGCCCGGGCGGGCAGCTATGGCCGTCGGGATCTGCCGCCGAGTCTCGACTTCTGGCTGGCCAAGGTGCGCATTCAGGTGCGTTTTGGCACCGAGAGCCCGCAGGCCCTGCTCACCTATTTTGACAACCGCCTGCAGAAGGGGGACTACCCGCTCAAGGATGCGGCCACCTACGGCAAGGCGCTGGCGCTGCTGCAGCTCAAGCGCACCGACGAGGCCGACGCCCTGATGCAGGAGCTGGCGACTCGTCATCCTGAAGATCTGTTCGTGGTGGATGCCCTCACCGACATCGACTTGGCCAAGGGGCGCAGCGCCCAGGCCATCGCCCGGCTCGAGAAATTCCGCACCCGCATGCCGGACAACGAGGTGGTGGTGGTGAACCTCGGCAACGCCTATCTGGAAGGGGGCAATTACAAGAAGTCCATCGCCATTCTCGACCCCTATGCCCGCGAGCACGAAGAGAACAATCTGGCCTGGAGCCTGCTCTCCGATGCCTATCGCAAGGCGGGCAGGATGACCGATCTGCACATGGCGCGGGCCGAGATGCTCTCCCTGCGCGGTGACTACCAGGCAGCCATCGACGAGCTGATCGTGGCGCGCGGCACCACCAACGATAAGTTGACCCTGGCCAGACTGGAGGCGCGCATCACCGAGCTGGAGCGGGCCAAGAAGGATCTCGACAGCCTCAAGGGCTGA
- a CDS encoding ABC transporter substrate-binding protein — protein sequence MNKLMLATAIVTALSSGSLMAKEWKEVRIGVEGAYPPFSWTEPSGEVKGFDIDIANALCEEMKVKCTLIKQDWDGIIPALLSRKYDAIIATMDITEERKKKVDFTQKYQHIPARFAAKKGTEIKLDKEFMSGKTVAVQRATSMDTYITDNFPNATIKRYGTADEAYLDLKSGRVDYVMADSAAISDGLLKKEGGDAFEFIGPKLTDPKWFGEGAGIAVRKADKDLKEKFNAAILALRANGKYKAINDKYFDFDVYGE from the coding sequence ATGAACAAGCTGATGCTGGCGACCGCCATAGTCACTGCCCTGTCTTCCGGCAGCCTGATGGCCAAGGAGTGGAAAGAGGTGCGGATCGGGGTGGAAGGTGCCTATCCCCCCTTCTCCTGGACCGAGCCGAGCGGCGAGGTGAAAGGTTTCGACATCGACATCGCCAACGCCCTGTGCGAGGAGATGAAGGTGAAGTGCACCCTGATCAAACAGGACTGGGACGGCATCATTCCGGCGCTGCTGTCGCGCAAGTATGACGCCATCATCGCCACCATGGACATCACCGAAGAGCGCAAGAAGAAGGTGGACTTCACCCAGAAGTACCAGCACATTCCGGCCCGCTTCGCCGCCAAGAAGGGCACCGAGATCAAGCTCGACAAGGAGTTCATGAGTGGCAAGACAGTGGCCGTGCAGCGCGCCACCTCCATGGACACCTACATCACCGACAACTTCCCCAACGCCACCATCAAGCGTTATGGCACTGCAGACGAGGCCTATCTCGATCTGAAATCCGGCCGGGTTGACTACGTGATGGCCGACTCCGCCGCCATCAGCGACGGCCTGCTCAAGAAAGAGGGTGGCGATGCGTTCGAGTTCATCGGCCCGAAACTGACCGATCCCAAGTGGTTTGGCGAGGGTGCCGGCATCGCGGTGCGCAAGGCCGACAAGGATCTGAAAGAGAAATTCAACGCCGCCATCCTGGCGCTGCGTGCCAACGGCAAGTACAAGGCGATCAACGACAAGTACTTCGACTTCGACGTGTACGGCGAGTAA
- a CDS encoding sulfurtransferase TusA family protein: protein MEYLDLTPWRCPEPLIRLKLWLRQANAGQSLSIRLADAGSRQDIPAYLQRQGHAFTLQEAPDNTLSLQLVVGAQHHGKPQ from the coding sequence ATGGAATACCTCGACCTGACCCCCTGGCGCTGCCCCGAGCCGCTGATCCGGCTCAAGCTCTGGCTGCGTCAGGCCAACGCCGGTCAATCCCTGTCCATCCGGCTGGCCGATGCCGGCTCCCGGCAGGACATTCCCGCCTATCTGCAACGCCAGGGTCATGCCTTCACGTTGCAGGAGGCGCCAGACAATACCCTCTCTTTGCAGTTGGTGGTCGGGGCCCAGCACCACGGCAAGCCCCAGTAA
- a CDS encoding lysine exporter LysO family protein has protein sequence MLLNVLLILLPLVIGYLVPLSSARLIKLVNQSLGKMVYLILFLMGLGLAYVENLGSNLAVIFKVAGVMLAAITLCNLLALWWLDRRSPPTHEASDGQMPSKLHLLWESLQLCFVVLGGVLLGLLVDLRALPIDKWSEWALMLLLFLIGVQMRNSGMRLRQILLNPWGMKIAVTVILSSWLGSLLAAQLLDMPLTHGLALSSSFGWYSLSGILVADKLGPVLGSAAFINDLGRELIAILIIPMLMRRHPSAAIGYGGATALDFTLPVIQKSGGIQVVPVAIVSGFILSLLGPILILGFLAI, from the coding sequence ATGTTGCTCAATGTGTTGCTGATCCTGCTGCCGCTGGTAATCGGCTATCTGGTACCCCTATCTTCTGCCCGTTTGATCAAGCTGGTCAATCAATCGCTGGGCAAGATGGTCTATCTCATTTTGTTCCTGATGGGGCTGGGGCTCGCCTACGTGGAGAACCTCGGCAGCAATCTGGCGGTGATCTTCAAGGTGGCCGGGGTGATGCTCGCCGCCATTACCCTGTGCAACCTGCTGGCCCTCTGGTGGCTGGACAGGCGCTCGCCCCCCACCCACGAGGCCAGCGACGGCCAGATGCCGAGCAAGCTGCACCTGCTGTGGGAGTCGCTGCAGCTCTGTTTCGTGGTACTGGGCGGCGTCTTGCTGGGGCTGCTGGTCGACCTGCGCGCCCTGCCCATCGACAAGTGGAGCGAGTGGGCGCTGATGTTGTTGCTGTTTCTCATCGGGGTGCAGATGCGCAACTCTGGCATGCGGCTGCGCCAGATCCTGCTCAACCCCTGGGGCATGAAGATCGCCGTCACCGTCATCCTCAGCAGCTGGCTTGGCAGCCTGCTGGCCGCCCAGCTGCTCGACATGCCGCTGACCCACGGCCTGGCCCTCAGTTCCAGCTTCGGCTGGTATTCGCTCTCCGGCATCCTGGTGGCCGACAAGCTGGGGCCGGTACTGGGCTCCGCCGCCTTCATCAACGATCTGGGCCGCGAGCTCATCGCCATCCTGATCATTCCGATGCTGATGCGTCGCCACCCCTCCGCCGCCATCGGCTATGGCGGCGCCACGGCGCTGGACTTCACCCTGCCGGTCATCCAGAAATCCGGCGGCATCCAGGTGGTACCGGTGGCCATCGTCTCCGGCTTTATCCTGAGCCTGCTCGGCCCCATCCTGATCCTGGGCTTCCTCGCCATCTGA
- a CDS encoding ABC transporter ATP-binding protein, with protein sequence MSDVAALEVRDLHKYFGTHEVLKGIDMTAHKGDVISLIGSSGSGKSTFLRCINLLETPSSGTVSLHGELIRMKTNRAGERLPEDVRQVERIRSRLAMVFQSFNLWSHMTIMQNIIEVPIQVLKVPRAEAMAKAEHLLNRVGLWERRDYYPGHLSGGQQQRAAIARALAVEPEVMLFDEPTSALDPELVGEVLGLMRELAEEGRTMLVVTHEMSFARDVSNKVMFLHQGRVEEEGNPKEIFAHPKSERFKQFISSIY encoded by the coding sequence ATGAGCGACGTTGCCGCACTGGAAGTTCGTGATCTGCACAAGTATTTCGGCACCCACGAAGTGCTCAAGGGCATCGATATGACCGCCCACAAGGGGGATGTCATCTCCCTTATCGGCTCCTCCGGTTCGGGGAAGTCGACCTTTCTTCGCTGTATCAATCTGCTGGAAACACCCTCTTCCGGCACGGTTTCCCTCCATGGCGAACTTATTCGCATGAAAACCAACCGGGCCGGTGAACGGTTGCCGGAGGACGTGCGCCAGGTGGAGCGCATTCGCAGCCGCTTGGCCATGGTGTTTCAAAGCTTCAATCTCTGGTCCCACATGACCATCATGCAGAACATCATCGAGGTGCCGATCCAGGTGCTCAAGGTGCCCCGCGCCGAGGCGATGGCCAAGGCGGAACACCTGCTCAACCGGGTGGGTCTGTGGGAGCGGCGCGACTACTACCCAGGTCACCTCTCCGGCGGCCAGCAGCAGCGGGCGGCCATTGCCCGGGCGCTGGCGGTGGAGCCCGAGGTGATGCTGTTTGACGAACCCACCTCGGCGCTCGATCCCGAGCTGGTGGGCGAAGTGCTCGGCCTGATGCGCGAGCTGGCCGAAGAGGGGCGCACCATGCTGGTGGTGACCCATGAGATGTCGTTTGCCCGCGATGTGTCGAACAAGGTAATGTTTTTGCATCAGGGCCGTGTGGAGGAGGAGGGCAATCCCAAGGAGATCTTCGCCCATCCCAAGTCCGAACGGTTCAAGCAATTCATCTCCTCCATCTATTGA
- a CDS encoding TlpA family protein disulfide reductase: protein MVRVSARVQELKRICWLIVAGLLTACSPAPPFTDSQNQPVALTDFAGKPLLVNYFAPWCAPCLREIPLLEALTHEGQITVVMVNYDPATPAELAKLAGQYHIKVPLLIARQEASLPFPHPAGLPTSYLLDGEGKLQQTLVGEFTPSRLEALRASVKPIGR from the coding sequence ATGGTCAGGGTAAGCGCGAGAGTGCAGGAATTGAAACGAATTTGTTGGCTGATTGTGGCCGGCCTGCTGACAGCCTGCAGCCCGGCCCCTCCGTTCACCGACAGCCAGAACCAGCCGGTGGCCCTGACCGACTTTGCCGGCAAGCCGCTGTTGGTCAACTACTTCGCCCCCTGGTGTGCCCCCTGCCTGCGGGAGATACCGCTGCTGGAGGCGCTGACTCATGAGGGGCAGATCACCGTGGTGATGGTCAACTACGACCCGGCCACCCCGGCCGAGCTCGCCAAACTGGCCGGGCAGTACCACATCAAGGTGCCGCTGCTCATCGCCCGGCAGGAGGCGAGCCTCCCCTTCCCCCACCCCGCCGGGCTGCCCACCAGCTATCTGCTCGATGGTGAGGGCAAGCTCCAGCAGACCCTGGTGGGCGAGTTCACCCCATCGCGACTCGAAGCCCTCAGGGCATCCGTCAAACCGATTGGCCGCTGA
- a CDS encoding DUF2069 domain-containing protein: MSTRFARLLTLVGFFGLLGWVILWHLWLSPHPDLNPWLLPVIWTVPLLFPLKGIVQGNPYTHAWGNFVLMPYFLHALTLITTDEGERWLAVVELVFTVFAFIGTIYYARLRGRELGLSIRKKKGEPSAQDH, translated from the coding sequence GTGAGCACCCGCTTCGCCCGCCTGCTGACCTTGGTCGGCTTCTTCGGCCTGCTGGGCTGGGTCATCCTCTGGCATCTGTGGCTCTCGCCCCACCCGGATCTCAACCCCTGGTTGCTGCCGGTGATCTGGACGGTGCCGCTGCTGTTCCCGCTCAAGGGGATCGTGCAGGGCAACCCCTACACCCACGCCTGGGGCAACTTCGTGCTGATGCCCTACTTCCTGCACGCCCTGACCCTGATCACCACGGATGAGGGGGAGCGGTGGCTGGCGGTGGTGGAGCTGGTGTTCACCGTGTTCGCCTTCATCGGCACCATCTATTACGCCCGCCTGCGCGGCCGCGAGCTGGGCCTGAGCATTCGCAAGAAGAAGGGTGAGCCTTCAGCGCAAGACCACTGA
- a CDS encoding AI-2E family transporter: protein MLEVIKRWYQTRFSDPDAVTLFLLLVACFAVLWLFGDLLAPLLVALVMAYLLEWPVSRLQRAGLSRTLATSLILLLFIALTAMAFLGLIPTLASQGLNLAKESPAMLSHAQDYVRTLPEQYPELINVTLVETIIDNIRQRILTGGEQLVSASLSSLINVVAILIYAILVPLMVFFMLKDKQILMGGLRRFLPRNRTLVNRVWVEMNEQILNYIRGKVIEILIVGVISYVAFAMLGLRYSVLLAVAVGFSVLIPYIGAAAVTVPVAMVALFQWGLTPEFTWLMVVYTVIQVLTGNVLEPILFSEALNLHPVAIIIAVLVFGGLWGFWGVFFAIPLATLVKAVLNAWPKREDLPSAAK, encoded by the coding sequence ATGTTAGAAGTCATCAAGCGCTGGTATCAGACCCGTTTCTCCGATCCCGATGCCGTCACCCTGTTTCTGCTGCTGGTGGCCTGTTTCGCCGTGCTCTGGTTGTTCGGTGATCTCTTGGCGCCGCTCTTGGTAGCGCTGGTGATGGCCTACCTGCTGGAGTGGCCGGTGAGCCGGCTGCAGCGGGCCGGGCTCTCGCGTACCCTGGCCACCAGTCTCATCCTGCTGTTGTTCATCGCCCTCACCGCCATGGCGTTCCTCGGGCTCATCCCGACCCTGGCGAGCCAGGGGCTGAACCTCGCCAAGGAGTCCCCGGCCATGCTCTCCCATGCCCAGGACTATGTGCGCACCCTGCCGGAGCAGTACCCCGAGCTCATCAACGTCACCCTAGTGGAGACCATCATCGACAACATCCGCCAGCGCATCCTGACCGGGGGCGAGCAGCTGGTGAGCGCCTCCCTCAGCTCCCTCATCAACGTGGTGGCCATCCTCATCTACGCCATCCTGGTGCCGCTGATGGTGTTCTTCATGCTCAAGGACAAGCAGATCCTGATGGGCGGACTGCGCCGCTTCCTGCCGCGCAACCGCACCCTGGTCAACCGGGTCTGGGTGGAGATGAACGAGCAGATCCTCAACTACATCCGCGGCAAGGTCATCGAGATCCTGATCGTCGGGGTGATCAGCTATGTGGCCTTCGCCATGCTGGGGCTGCGCTACTCGGTGCTGCTGGCGGTGGCGGTCGGCTTCTCGGTGCTGATCCCCTACATAGGCGCCGCGGCAGTGACGGTACCGGTGGCCATGGTGGCCCTGTTCCAGTGGGGACTGACCCCGGAGTTCACCTGGCTGATGGTGGTCTACACCGTGATCCAGGTGCTTACCGGCAACGTGCTGGAGCCCATCCTCTTCTCCGAGGCGCTCAACCTCCATCCGGTGGCCATCATCATCGCCGTGCTGGTGTTCGGCGGCCTGTGGGGATTCTGGGGGGTCTTCTTCGCCATCCCCCTCGCCACCCTGGTCAAGGCGGTGCTCAACGCCTGGCCAAAACGTGAAGATCTGCCGAGCGCCGCGAAATAA
- the iadA gene encoding beta-aspartyl-peptidase, with product MLTLIEGAELYGPTALGRQDLLVADGRIAWLGRGLSVPADWPLTRVDGRGRYLVPGLVDPLAHITGGGGEGGFGFRTPELAAREALSAGVTTLVAALGTDSLTRSPAQVLGKVREFRAAGVSAFMYTGSYHLPVKTLTGTVESDIMLIPEVLGVGELAISDHRSSAPTHDELARLVSEARVAGLLAGKSGVSFFHLGDGRGALAPLRALRDGTDIPLRQLYPTHCNRNPWLFAEAIEWGRAGGWVDLTTSSFPDLLDDGERLAADALVELLAAGVPADRISFSSDANASLPRFDGEGRLIELRCGQIDSLWQALVEACGKGVALEVALAVVTANPARALGLATKGTLAVGQDADLLLIDPDTLTIERVMSGGCWRT from the coding sequence ATGTTGACCCTGATCGAGGGCGCCGAACTCTATGGCCCGACTGCGCTGGGCCGCCAGGATCTGCTGGTGGCCGATGGCCGCATCGCCTGGCTCGGCCGAGGCTTGTCAGTCCCCGCCGACTGGCCGCTGACGCGGGTGGATGGCCGCGGCCGCTATCTGGTGCCCGGGCTGGTGGATCCGCTGGCCCACATTACCGGCGGTGGTGGTGAGGGGGGCTTTGGTTTTCGCACGCCGGAGCTGGCGGCAAGGGAGGCGCTGAGCGCAGGGGTTACTACCCTGGTGGCGGCGCTCGGTACCGACAGCCTGACCCGCAGCCCGGCTCAGGTGCTCGGCAAGGTGCGCGAGTTTCGCGCCGCCGGGGTGAGCGCCTTCATGTATACCGGCTCCTACCATCTGCCGGTCAAGACCCTCACCGGCACGGTGGAGTCCGACATCATGCTCATTCCCGAGGTACTGGGAGTGGGGGAGCTGGCCATCAGCGACCACAGATCCAGTGCGCCGACCCACGACGAGCTGGCCCGCCTGGTGAGCGAGGCGCGGGTAGCCGGGCTGCTTGCCGGCAAGAGCGGGGTCAGCTTCTTTCATCTGGGGGACGGGCGCGGGGCGCTGGCGCCGTTGCGGGCCCTGCGCGATGGCACCGACATCCCGCTGCGCCAGCTCTATCCCACCCACTGCAACCGCAACCCCTGGCTGTTTGCCGAGGCCATCGAGTGGGGGCGGGCCGGCGGCTGGGTCGACCTCACCACGTCGAGCTTTCCGGACTTGCTGGACGATGGCGAGCGGCTGGCGGCCGACGCCCTGGTGGAGCTGCTGGCGGCCGGGGTACCCGCCGATCGTATCAGCTTCAGCTCGGACGCCAACGCCAGCCTGCCGCGCTTCGATGGCGAGGGGCGTCTCATCGAGCTGCGCTGCGGCCAGATAGACAGCCTGTGGCAGGCGCTGGTGGAGGCTTGTGGCAAGGGGGTCGCGCTGGAGGTGGCGCTGGCAGTAGTGACGGCCAATCCGGCCAGGGCACTGGGGCTGGCGACCAAGGGCACGCTGGCGGTGGGGCAGGATGCGGATCTGCTGCTGATCGACCCCGATACGCTTACCATCGAGCGGGTGATGAGCGGCGGTTGCTGGCGCACCTGA
- a CDS encoding acyl carrier protein phosphodiesterase, whose translation MNYLAHLHLAAHTHSSLTGNLLGDFVKGALPSTLGTELDEGIWLHRKIDAFTDSHPEHRAAVACFEAPWRRFGGILVDMLYDHWLSLHWPQFHDEALPRFLQQSYRHLLVDADRLPDGLPLPLRRMAEQNWIASYQHKEGLAQALNGIGRRLRRPLPLGDALLTLKQAQWQGCEAGFLRFYPQLMSHSVQQLAHYRETGGHPGLRP comes from the coding sequence ATGAACTATCTGGCTCACCTGCATCTGGCAGCCCATACCCACAGCTCCCTCACCGGCAACCTGCTGGGAGATTTCGTCAAGGGCGCCCTGCCGAGCACGCTCGGCACCGAACTCGACGAGGGGATCTGGCTGCACCGCAAGATAGATGCCTTCACCGACAGTCACCCCGAACACAGGGCAGCGGTGGCCTGCTTCGAGGCCCCCTGGCGCCGCTTTGGCGGCATCCTGGTGGACATGCTCTACGACCACTGGCTCAGCCTGCACTGGCCGCAGTTTCATGACGAGGCCCTGCCCCGCTTCCTGCAGCAGAGTTACCGGCACCTGCTGGTGGATGCGGACCGCCTGCCGGATGGGTTGCCGCTGCCCCTCAGACGGATGGCGGAGCAGAACTGGATCGCCTCCTATCAGCACAAAGAGGGGCTGGCGCAGGCCCTCAACGGCATCGGCCGCCGGCTGCGTCGCCCCCTGCCGCTCGGCGATGCGCTGCTCACCCTCAAGCAAGCGCAATGGCAAGGGTGCGAGGCGGGTTTTCTGCGCTTCTACCCCCAGTTGATGAGCCACAGCGTGCAGCAGTTGGCCCACTATCGCGAGACCGGCGGCCACCCCGGCTTGCGGCCATAA
- a CDS encoding ABC transporter permease has translation MFDLKGYETSLLEGAWVTLEVALASLLLALVLGMLGALAKLSPYKWARGFATAYTTVIRGIPDLVLMMLLFFGGQVLINNLCTWVNESYNNYLLASNPNQEWVSLLPDYIDISPFAAGVATIGFIFGAYMTETFRGAILAVDKGELEAARAFGMRATQVFVRILFPQMMRHALPGFGNNWLVLLKTTALVSIIGLDDMVRKASLAAGSTQLPFTFYMAVALIFLIFTAVSTSALKWAERHYAIKTR, from the coding sequence ATGTTTGATTTGAAAGGATACGAAACCTCCCTGCTGGAGGGGGCCTGGGTCACCCTGGAAGTGGCGCTGGCCTCCCTGCTGCTGGCGCTGGTGCTCGGCATGCTGGGGGCGCTGGCCAAGCTCTCCCCTTATAAATGGGCCCGTGGTTTTGCCACCGCCTACACCACCGTCATTCGCGGCATTCCCGATCTGGTGCTGATGATGCTGCTGTTCTTCGGCGGCCAGGTGCTCATCAACAACCTCTGTACCTGGGTCAACGAGAGCTACAACAACTACCTGCTGGCGAGCAATCCCAACCAGGAGTGGGTCTCCCTGCTACCCGATTACATCGACATCAGCCCGTTTGCGGCCGGGGTGGCCACCATCGGCTTCATCTTCGGCGCCTATATGACCGAGACCTTCCGCGGCGCCATCCTGGCGGTAGACAAGGGCGAGCTGGAAGCGGCCCGCGCCTTTGGCATGCGGGCAACCCAGGTGTTTGTGCGGATCCTGTTTCCCCAGATGATGCGCCACGCCCTGCCGGGGTTTGGCAACAACTGGCTGGTACTGCTGAAAACCACGGCGCTGGTCTCCATCATCGGGCTCGATGACATGGTGCGCAAAGCGTCCCTGGCAGCGGGTTCGACCCAGCTGCCCTTCACCTTCTACATGGCGGTGGCCCTGATCTTCCTGATCTTCACTGCGGTCTCCACCTCGGCACTGAAATGGGCCGAGCGTCACTATGCGATAAAGACGAGGTAA
- a CDS encoding linear amide C-N hydrolase: MKRQSRPLLQKTLLALTMALSVSSLADACTRAVYQGDGGLVVTGRTMDWRAAMPTNLWALPRGIDRSGAAGPHSMTWNARYGSLVAAGFDAGTADGMNEKGLVANLLYLTESEYVTPSDKDPRKTLSISLWAQYVLDNFATVSEAAAALSKDEFYVVTTLTPDGKPGQLHLSISDASGDSAIFQYVDGKLQIHHDRSYQVMTNSPVFDKQLALNEYWEEIGGLTMLPGTNRSADRFARASFYIKTLPKTDQANEAVAGVMSVMHNVSVPMGISTPDQPNISTTLWRSVSDQQHRRYFFELTHLPNTFWVSMDQLDLSVGAPVKKLPLTERQLYAGETADKFVPAKAFTFLPATPGA; encoded by the coding sequence ATGAAACGCCAATCCCGCCCCTTGCTCCAGAAAACCCTGTTGGCCTTGACCATGGCCCTGTCGGTCAGCTCGCTGGCCGATGCCTGCACCCGCGCCGTTTATCAGGGCGACGGCGGTTTGGTGGTGACCGGCCGTACCATGGACTGGCGCGCCGCCATGCCGACCAACCTCTGGGCCTTGCCGCGCGGCATCGACCGGAGCGGGGCGGCCGGTCCGCACTCCATGACGTGGAACGCGCGCTATGGCTCCCTGGTCGCCGCGGGGTTTGACGCGGGTACCGCCGATGGCATGAACGAAAAGGGGCTGGTGGCCAACCTGCTCTACCTGACCGAGTCCGAGTATGTGACTCCGAGCGACAAGGATCCGCGCAAGACGCTCTCCATCTCCCTCTGGGCCCAGTATGTGCTGGACAATTTTGCCACCGTCAGCGAGGCGGCCGCCGCTTTGTCGAAGGACGAGTTCTATGTGGTGACCACTCTGACGCCGGATGGCAAGCCGGGCCAGCTGCACCTCTCCATTTCGGATGCCAGCGGTGATTCGGCCATTTTCCAGTACGTGGATGGCAAGCTGCAGATCCACCACGACCGCAGCTATCAGGTGATGACCAACTCCCCCGTGTTCGACAAGCAGCTGGCACTCAATGAGTACTGGGAGGAGATAGGCGGGCTCACCATGCTGCCGGGCACCAACCGGTCGGCGGATCGTTTCGCCCGGGCCTCTTTTTATATCAAGACCCTGCCCAAGACGGATCAGGCCAATGAGGCCGTGGCCGGTGTGATGAGCGTGATGCACAACGTCTCGGTGCCCATGGGGATCAGCACACCGGATCAACCCAACATCTCCACCACCCTGTGGCGCAGCGTGTCGGATCAACAGCATCGCCGCTACTTCTTCGAGCTGACCCATCTGCCCAACACCTTCTGGGTGAGCATGGACCAGCTGGACTTGAGTGTTGGCGCCCCGGTCAAGAAACTCCCGCTGACCGAGCGTCAGCTCTATGCGGGGGAAACGGCGGACAAGTTTGTGCCGGCCAAGGCGTTCACCTTCCTGCCAGCCACGCCAGGGGCCTGA